Proteins encoded by one window of Aphis gossypii isolate Hap1 chromosome X, ASM2018417v2, whole genome shotgun sequence:
- the LOC114128915 gene encoding scavenger receptor class B member 1 isoform X4 — protein sequence MHNKKGKLCTKLTSSFLRKWWVVLAIAVALLVGGLLVVAFFTAAVELVIDDQITLRPGSQTFEMWRKPPVRPLLKVYVYNVTNADEFLNVVAPGEVREKPILDELGPFVYVETWEKVNLTFHDNGTLTYNQQKVYRFDPEQSVGSEDDVVVVPNIPMLSATSQSKHAARFLRLAMASIMDILKVKPFVEVSVGQLLWGYEDPLLKLAKDVVPKEQKLPYEEFGLMYGKNGTSRDNMTVFTGATDIRLFAALDKFNGRTHLPHWTTDSCNRMSGGSDGSLFPPRIQPDTVLHVFDKDMCRKLPLVFKKQVEGKGGVKAYRFGPDHRAFADPDHEPENKCYCPSLNSPSANSTSSSSSSTTSMPMMSTKTNFPQCAPHGTFNVSLCQYDSPVLLSFPHFYMGDPRLREAVLGMDEPDADRHEFYIDVQPEMGVAMRARARVQINLAVSQVVDIKQVATFPDIVFPIIWFEEGIDELPDNVIQLLKLATQTPPVAKAALQYALFASGAVLLLLALGCLVRNSHRQETMSLEGTAHYSQDEKKKPKKTIPPAPMSATVLSNGNGTAAKANAGYVADDE from the exons ggGTCGTACTTGCAATAGCCGTAGCCCTTTTGGTCGGCGGCCTTCTAGTGGTGGCGTTTTTCACGGCAGCAGTTGAGCTGGTTATCGATGAC CAAATCACCCTGCGGCCCGGTTCTCAGACGTTCGAGATGTGGCGTAAACCACCTGTGCGGCCTTTATTAAAAGTGTACGTATACAATGTCACCAATGCCGATGAGTTTTTGAATGTAGTCGCTCCAGGTGAAGTCCGTGAGAAGCCAATCTTGGATGAATTGGGTCCGTTCGTCTACGT GGAAACATGGGAAAAAGTCAACCTCACATTCCACGACAATGGCACTCTGACATACAACCAGCAAAAGGTTTATAGGTTCGACCCTGAGCAGAGCGTTGGTTCTGAAGACGATGTAGTTGTGGTACCAAACATTCCGATGTTG tCAGCCACATCGCAGAGCAAACACGCCGCTCGATTTTTGAGGTTGGCCATGGCTAGTATTATGGACATTCTGAAGGTGAAACCGTTCGTCGAAGTGAGCGTCGGTCAACTGCTGTGGGGTTACGAGGATCCGTTATTGAAACTGGCCAAGGATGTAGTGCCCAAGGAACAGAAGTTGCCGTACGAAGAGTTTGGTCTGATGTATGGG AAAAACGGAACTTCACGTGATAATATGACCGTGTTCACTGGTGCCACGGATATCCGGCTTTTCGCCGCCCTGGACAAGTTCAACGGACGTACACATTTGCCACATTGGACCACCGATTCATGTAATCGTATGTCTGGCGGAAGCGATGGTTCTCTTTTCCCTCCCAGGATCCAACCTGATACAGTTCTACATGTCTTCGATAAGGATATGTGTCGAAAACTACCTCTAGT ATTCAAGAAGCAAGTTGAAGGTAAGGGAGGAGTGAAAGCGTATCGATTCGGTCCTGACCACCGAGCGTTCGCTGATCCGGACCACGAGCCTGAGAATAAGTGCTATTGCCCTTCACTGAACAGTCCCAGTGCTAATAGTACTTCTAGTTCTAGCAGTTCTACCACATCAATGCCTATGATGTCAACAAAAACCAATTTTCCACAGTGTGCACCTCACGGAACGTTCAACGTGAGCCTGTGTCAATACG ACTCTCCGGTGCTGCTGTCTTTCCCTCACTTTTACATGGGTGACCCACGACTCAGAGAAGCCGTTCTTGGAATGGACGAGCCAGACGCTGATCGCCACGAGTTTTACATAGATGTGCAACCT GAAATGGGAGTGGCCATGCGTGCCAGAGCCCGTGTGCAAATTAATCTTGCTGTGAGTCAAGTAGTAGATATCAAACAAGTTGCCACCTTCCCAGACATCGTGTTTCCGATAATATGGTTCGAAGAG GGCATCGACGAACTGCCCGACAACGTGATCCAACTTCTCAAGCTGGCCACGCAGACACCGCCAGTGGCCAAAGCCGCACTGCAATACGCGCTGTTCGCCTCAGGAGCCGTGTTGCTGCTATTGGCCCTCGGGTGTCTGGTGCGCAACTCGCACCGTCAAGAGACCATGTCCCTCGAAGGGACAGCGCACTACAGTCAGGACGAAAAGAAGAAGCCCAAGAAGACGATCCCTCCAGCGCCCATGAGCGCCACCGTGTTGTCCAACGGTAATGGAACCGCCGCCAAGGCTAACGCCGGTTACGTGGCCGACGACGAATAA
- the LOC114128915 gene encoding lysosome membrane protein 2 isoform X3, giving the protein MHNKKGKLCTKLTSSFLRKWWVVLAIAVALLVGGLLVVAFFTAAVELVIDDQITLRPGSQTFEMWRKPPVRPLLKVYVYNVTNADEFLNVVAPGEVREKPILDELGPFVYVETWEKVNLTFHDNGTLTYNQQKVYRFDPEQSVGSEDDVVVVPNIPMLSATSQSKHAARFLRLAMASIMDILKVKPFVEVSVGQLLWGYEDPLLKLAKDVVPKEQKLPYEEFGLMYGLQYIVDQYDVKTLPELLGYLRLDRLLSADGPLLDGILSASTNIILGGSKWSTIIQRVPMVKDYNQPERGYLTVHPTKITRMSLMGRPKNGTSRDNMTVFTGATDIRLFAALDKFNGRTHLPHWTTDSCNRMSGGSDGSLFPPRIQPDTVLHVFDKDMCRKLPLVFKKQVEGKGGVKAYRFGPDHRAFADPDHEPENKCYCPSLNSPSANSTSSSSSSTTSMPMMSTKTNFPQCAPHGTFNVSLCQYDSPVLLSFPHFYMGDPRLREAVLGMDEPDADRHEFYIDVQPEMGVAMRARARVQINLAVSQVVDIKQVATFPDIVFPIIWFEEGIDELPDNVIQLLKLATQTPPVAKAALQYALFASGAVLLLLALGCLVRNSHRQETMSLEGTAHYSQDEKKKPKKTIPPAPMSATVLSNGNGTAAKANAGYVADDE; this is encoded by the exons ggGTCGTACTTGCAATAGCCGTAGCCCTTTTGGTCGGCGGCCTTCTAGTGGTGGCGTTTTTCACGGCAGCAGTTGAGCTGGTTATCGATGAC CAAATCACCCTGCGGCCCGGTTCTCAGACGTTCGAGATGTGGCGTAAACCACCTGTGCGGCCTTTATTAAAAGTGTACGTATACAATGTCACCAATGCCGATGAGTTTTTGAATGTAGTCGCTCCAGGTGAAGTCCGTGAGAAGCCAATCTTGGATGAATTGGGTCCGTTCGTCTACGT GGAAACATGGGAAAAAGTCAACCTCACATTCCACGACAATGGCACTCTGACATACAACCAGCAAAAGGTTTATAGGTTCGACCCTGAGCAGAGCGTTGGTTCTGAAGACGATGTAGTTGTGGTACCAAACATTCCGATGTTG tCAGCCACATCGCAGAGCAAACACGCCGCTCGATTTTTGAGGTTGGCCATGGCTAGTATTATGGACATTCTGAAGGTGAAACCGTTCGTCGAAGTGAGCGTCGGTCAACTGCTGTGGGGTTACGAGGATCCGTTATTGAAACTGGCCAAGGATGTAGTGCCCAAGGAACAGAAGTTGCCGTACGAAGAGTTTGGTCTGATGTATGGG CTCCAGTACATCGTTGACCAGTATGATGTGAAAACACTACCCGAACTGTTAGGATACCTGCGTCTGGACCGACTCCTGTCCGCAGACGGTCCACTGCTAGATGGAATTCTGTCAGCCAGTACCAACATTATACTTGGTGGAAGTAAGTGGTCAACCATCATCCAGAGGGTTCCTATGGTTAAAGACTACAATCAGCCAGAGCGCGGGTACCTGACGGTGCATCCAACCAAAATCACCAGGATGTCACTAATGGGACGACCG AAAAACGGAACTTCACGTGATAATATGACCGTGTTCACTGGTGCCACGGATATCCGGCTTTTCGCCGCCCTGGACAAGTTCAACGGACGTACACATTTGCCACATTGGACCACCGATTCATGTAATCGTATGTCTGGCGGAAGCGATGGTTCTCTTTTCCCTCCCAGGATCCAACCTGATACAGTTCTACATGTCTTCGATAAGGATATGTGTCGAAAACTACCTCTAGT ATTCAAGAAGCAAGTTGAAGGTAAGGGAGGAGTGAAAGCGTATCGATTCGGTCCTGACCACCGAGCGTTCGCTGATCCGGACCACGAGCCTGAGAATAAGTGCTATTGCCCTTCACTGAACAGTCCCAGTGCTAATAGTACTTCTAGTTCTAGCAGTTCTACCACATCAATGCCTATGATGTCAACAAAAACCAATTTTCCACAGTGTGCACCTCACGGAACGTTCAACGTGAGCCTGTGTCAATACG ACTCTCCGGTGCTGCTGTCTTTCCCTCACTTTTACATGGGTGACCCACGACTCAGAGAAGCCGTTCTTGGAATGGACGAGCCAGACGCTGATCGCCACGAGTTTTACATAGATGTGCAACCT GAAATGGGAGTGGCCATGCGTGCCAGAGCCCGTGTGCAAATTAATCTTGCTGTGAGTCAAGTAGTAGATATCAAACAAGTTGCCACCTTCCCAGACATCGTGTTTCCGATAATATGGTTCGAAGAG GGCATCGACGAACTGCCCGACAACGTGATCCAACTTCTCAAGCTGGCCACGCAGACACCGCCAGTGGCCAAAGCCGCACTGCAATACGCGCTGTTCGCCTCAGGAGCCGTGTTGCTGCTATTGGCCCTCGGGTGTCTGGTGCGCAACTCGCACCGTCAAGAGACCATGTCCCTCGAAGGGACAGCGCACTACAGTCAGGACGAAAAGAAGAAGCCCAAGAAGACGATCCCTCCAGCGCCCATGAGCGCCACCGTGTTGTCCAACGGTAATGGAACCGCCGCCAAGGCTAACGCCGGTTACGTGGCCGACGACGAATAA